A section of the Kribbella sp. HUAS MG21 genome encodes:
- a CDS encoding Gfo/Idh/MocA family oxidoreductase — protein MSEELAGLTVGLIGAGNISRVHAASWKAVGARVLVYSLEGAEALAEQYGLEVVQTLDGVLAEAEFVDIVTPSATHKEIALAAIKAGKNVICEKPLTLTAADSHEVIDAAAAAGVQLYPAHVVRFFPAYKAAYDAIQAGRIGEVAVARFYRQASSPAGAGWYREVARSGGVIMDLMVHDLDQARWLCGEVTTVYAVQNPPTVDGVSPVNVAAHVTLTHESGAISHCRATWGATGTTFQTGFSVAGDKGVLKFTSEGNTGYKEELQNGATAGDLLIPESSLGESPYLTQLREFAVCLRGGPEARVLAGDGATAVYLAEAARASMESGQPVDMKTFVSTGAVA, from the coding sequence ATGTCGGAAGAGTTGGCCGGTCTGACCGTCGGTCTGATCGGCGCGGGCAACATCTCGCGCGTCCACGCCGCGTCCTGGAAGGCCGTGGGCGCGCGCGTCCTGGTCTACTCCCTCGAGGGCGCCGAGGCGCTGGCGGAGCAGTACGGGCTGGAGGTCGTGCAGACACTGGACGGCGTGCTGGCCGAGGCCGAGTTCGTCGACATCGTCACGCCGTCGGCGACGCACAAGGAGATCGCGCTGGCCGCGATCAAGGCGGGCAAGAACGTGATCTGCGAGAAGCCGCTGACGCTCACCGCGGCCGACTCGCACGAGGTGATCGACGCGGCCGCGGCGGCCGGCGTCCAGCTGTACCCGGCGCACGTGGTGCGGTTCTTCCCGGCGTACAAGGCGGCGTACGACGCGATCCAGGCCGGCCGGATCGGTGAGGTCGCGGTGGCGCGCTTCTACCGGCAGGCGTCCTCGCCGGCCGGTGCGGGCTGGTACCGCGAGGTGGCCCGGTCGGGCGGCGTGATCATGGACCTGATGGTGCACGACCTCGACCAGGCCCGCTGGCTGTGCGGCGAGGTCACCACGGTGTACGCCGTGCAGAACCCGCCGACCGTCGACGGCGTCAGCCCGGTCAACGTGGCGGCGCACGTGACGCTCACGCACGAGTCCGGCGCGATCAGCCACTGCCGCGCGACCTGGGGCGCGACCGGTACGACGTTCCAGACCGGCTTCTCGGTCGCGGGCGACAAGGGCGTGCTGAAGTTCACGTCGGAGGGCAACACCGGCTACAAGGAGGAGCTGCAGAACGGCGCGACCGCCGGTGACCTGCTGATCCCCGAGTCGTCGCTGGGGGAGAGCCCCTACCTCACGCAGCTGCGGGAGTTCGCGGTCTGTCTGCGGGGCGGGCCGGAGGCGCGGGTGCTCGCGGGCGACGGCGCGACCGCGGTCTACCTGGCCGAGGCGGCGCGCGCCTCGATGGAGTCGGGGCAGCCGGTTGACATGAAGACCTTCGTCTCGACGGGAGCAGTGGCATGA
- a CDS encoding SGNH/GDSL hydrolase family protein has product MFLLRRGPVTRERTTPIGALHRAIMRWGEAERTSSRLAIQRWVDGVAYVDVQARTYAEYWTQQNTVALTADGPLWVVLGDSTAQGLGASSPLHGYVGQVLNALRRKGTPWRVLNLSRSGAQTRHVLEDQLPLLDGLTPSLVTCGIGNNDILATPPKRFRDHLRQVIDRLPSSSVVMDLTVPDRFWRVGGAVSPYVSGINQLINTTATSRGLPVAEVSKYARPPWRGMLAPDAFHPNNLGYRRHADALLAALPTTVRTT; this is encoded by the coding sequence ATGTTCTTGCTGCGTCGTGGCCCGGTCACGCGGGAGCGAACCACTCCGATCGGGGCGCTGCACCGCGCGATCATGCGTTGGGGCGAGGCGGAGCGGACCAGCTCGCGGCTGGCGATCCAGCGATGGGTGGACGGCGTGGCGTACGTCGACGTCCAGGCACGGACGTACGCGGAGTACTGGACGCAGCAGAACACAGTCGCGCTGACCGCCGACGGACCGCTGTGGGTCGTCCTGGGCGACTCGACGGCGCAGGGCCTCGGGGCGTCGTCTCCGCTGCATGGGTACGTCGGACAGGTGCTGAACGCGTTACGCCGCAAGGGGACGCCTTGGCGCGTGCTGAACCTGTCGCGGTCCGGTGCGCAGACGCGGCACGTGCTGGAGGACCAGCTGCCGTTGCTGGATGGTCTGACGCCGTCTCTGGTGACCTGCGGCATCGGCAACAACGACATCCTCGCGACGCCGCCGAAGCGCTTCCGCGACCACCTCCGTCAGGTGATCGACCGGCTTCCCTCCTCCTCGGTAGTGATGGACCTGACCGTCCCCGACCGCTTCTGGCGCGTGGGCGGCGCGGTCAGCCCGTACGTCTCCGGCATCAACCAGCTGATCAACACCACCGCCACCTCTCGCGGTCTGCCGGTCGCCGAGGTCTCGAAGTACGCCCGCCCACCCTGGCGAGGCATGCTCGCCCCCGACGCGTTCCACCCCAACAACCTCGGCTACCGCCGGCACGCCGACGCCCTCCTCGCCGCTCTGCCCACCACTGTCCGCACCACCTGA
- a CDS encoding Gfo/Idh/MocA family oxidoreductase: MTLKVAIASFAHVHAGSYAHLLASMPGIDVLSADPDGAAAPDAGPRGAEFAAQFGIPYVDSYDELFAWGPDAVVVTSENAGHRALVERAAAVGAHVLCEKPLATEVADGEAMLAACEAAGTILMIAYPVRFAPEYAQLRANVEAGRLGEVFAVLGTNNGKIPYDARQWFTDAKLAGGGALVDHTVHCADLIDGLTGGANATRVYAAANRILHQDKGVEVETGGLVTINYDNGLLATIDCSWSVPDNGPTWGGVSLQVTGTNGSVEIEPFLPHVGGTDPSGEVYLPIGGNLDASLLDTFLDAVRTSGPAKPGQPPAVVPQPDGAVGLRTLKIVDAARRSAASGQAVDL; this comes from the coding sequence ATGACGCTGAAGGTCGCGATCGCATCGTTCGCACACGTGCACGCGGGTTCGTACGCGCACCTGCTCGCCTCGATGCCCGGCATTGACGTACTGTCCGCCGACCCGGACGGCGCCGCGGCGCCGGACGCCGGTCCGCGGGGCGCCGAGTTCGCGGCGCAGTTCGGCATCCCGTACGTCGACTCGTACGACGAGCTGTTCGCGTGGGGCCCGGACGCGGTGGTGGTGACGTCCGAGAACGCCGGTCACCGCGCACTGGTCGAGCGGGCCGCCGCGGTCGGTGCGCACGTGCTGTGCGAGAAGCCGCTGGCCACCGAGGTCGCGGACGGCGAAGCGATGCTCGCCGCCTGCGAGGCGGCCGGGACGATCCTGATGATCGCGTACCCGGTGCGGTTCGCTCCGGAGTACGCGCAGTTGCGGGCCAACGTCGAGGCGGGCCGGCTCGGCGAGGTGTTCGCCGTACTGGGCACGAACAACGGGAAGATCCCGTACGACGCGCGGCAGTGGTTCACCGACGCGAAGCTGGCCGGCGGCGGCGCGCTCGTCGACCACACCGTGCACTGCGCGGACCTCATCGACGGCTTGACCGGCGGCGCGAACGCGACCCGGGTGTACGCCGCGGCGAACCGGATCCTGCACCAGGACAAGGGCGTCGAGGTGGAGACCGGCGGTCTGGTGACGATCAACTACGACAACGGGCTGCTGGCGACGATCGACTGCTCGTGGAGCGTGCCGGACAACGGCCCGACGTGGGGCGGGGTGTCGCTGCAGGTGACCGGCACCAACGGTTCGGTGGAGATCGAGCCGTTCCTCCCGCACGTCGGCGGCACGGACCCGTCCGGCGAGGTCTACCTCCCGATCGGCGGCAACCTGGACGCGTCCCTCCTGGACACCTTCCTCGACGCCGTCCGCACCTCGGGCCCCGCCAAGCCCGGCCAGCCCCCGGCCGTCGTCCCCCAACCCGACGGCGCCGTAGGCCTCCGCACCCTGAAGATCGTCGACGCCGCCCGCCGCTCCGCGGCATCCGGCCAAGCGGTCGATCTTTAA
- a CDS encoding MarR family transcriptional regulator — protein MESDELLLVLLQRATHVTLQVLATELADLRLSASELNVLANLADGQPRTVSEIGVAAGVRPTTLTGVLDRLLDKGLLARAARAGDRRAVEISLTADGAKAAERVVKAFKAVEARALGPVPVSQVKQARRVLSALAEA, from the coding sequence GTGGAAAGTGATGAGTTGTTGCTGGTGTTGTTGCAGCGGGCGACGCATGTGACGTTGCAGGTGCTTGCGACGGAGCTGGCCGACCTCAGGTTGTCGGCTTCTGAGCTGAACGTGCTGGCGAATCTGGCGGATGGGCAGCCGCGGACGGTGTCTGAGATCGGGGTTGCGGCGGGTGTGCGGCCGACGACGTTGACCGGCGTTCTCGATCGGCTCCTGGACAAGGGCCTGCTGGCCCGCGCCGCCCGGGCCGGGGACCGGCGGGCGGTGGAGATCTCCCTGACGGCGGACGGGGCAAAGGCCGCCGAGCGGGTGGTGAAGGCCTTCAAGGCGGTGGAGGCGCGGGCGTTGGGGCCTGTGCCGGTGAGTCAGGTGAAGCAGGCTCGGCGGGTGTTGAGTGCGTTGGCGGAGGCGTGA
- the glgX gene encoding glycogen debranching protein GlgX, whose product MSPDTGLRPGAVVQTGGTTFTLWAPAAERVELALIADDGSQRNLDLTHTGEFWTGFVPGVGAGQRYGYRVHGPFDPSHGLRFNPSKLVLDPYARAIDGALDFGSPLIYDSSDGDSAGHVPVGVVVADSAPPPPISKPVHWGETVIYELHTKGFTKLHPDVPEHQRGTYAGLAHPSVIKYLTELGVTSVELLPIHHFLTEPAIAARGLPNYWGYNTLGFFAPHAPYSSSGSRGEQVAEFKAMVAAFHAEGIEVILDVVYNHTAEGGFDGPTLSFRGIDNRAYYRIGQGAAMYDVTGTGNSIDTSHPQVRRLVMDSLRYWVEEMGVDGFRFDLAVTLVRNERHEVDIPDHPFLAEVAADPVLGRVKLIAEPWDVGPFGYQVGNFGPPWSEWNGKFRDSVRDVWRNTSDGVKDLAYRLSGSSDLYGDDGRYPYASINFVTAHDGFTLRDLVSYDHKHNEANHEDNRDGTDDNRSWNCGVEGETDDRQVIALRKRQMANLMSTLILSTGVPMLTAGDECGRTQHGNNNAYCQDSEISWFDWSLPAAWSDHLELTKKLLALRAAHPALRQWHYFSGQPVVPGGRKDLSWIAPHGGEMTDADWFDGNLRTIGMFLRGDALRATDAEGNALTDSSFLLALNATPETRNVVVPDASWAPAYEVVLDTSNSMVTEVEAGATVPLAPRCLVLLRAL is encoded by the coding sequence CTGTCCCCCGACACCGGCCTGCGTCCCGGCGCAGTGGTCCAGACCGGCGGGACCACCTTCACCCTGTGGGCGCCGGCCGCGGAACGCGTCGAGCTCGCGCTGATCGCGGACGACGGCAGCCAGCGCAACCTCGACCTCACCCACACCGGCGAGTTCTGGACCGGGTTCGTCCCGGGCGTCGGTGCCGGCCAGCGGTACGGGTACCGCGTGCACGGCCCGTTCGACCCGTCGCACGGGCTGCGGTTCAACCCGTCGAAGCTGGTCCTCGACCCGTACGCGCGGGCGATCGACGGCGCGCTGGACTTCGGCAGCCCGCTCATCTACGACTCCTCCGACGGCGACTCGGCCGGGCACGTCCCGGTCGGCGTGGTGGTCGCGGACTCCGCGCCGCCGCCGCCGATCAGCAAGCCGGTGCACTGGGGCGAGACGGTCATCTACGAGCTCCACACGAAGGGGTTCACCAAGCTGCATCCCGACGTACCCGAGCACCAGCGCGGGACGTACGCCGGACTCGCGCATCCGTCGGTGATCAAGTATCTGACGGAGCTCGGCGTCACGTCGGTCGAGCTGCTGCCGATCCACCACTTCCTCACCGAGCCGGCGATCGCGGCGCGCGGACTGCCGAACTACTGGGGTTACAACACGCTCGGGTTCTTCGCGCCGCACGCGCCGTACTCGTCGTCCGGTTCGCGGGGCGAACAGGTGGCCGAGTTCAAGGCGATGGTCGCCGCGTTCCATGCCGAGGGCATCGAAGTGATCCTGGACGTGGTCTACAACCACACCGCCGAGGGCGGCTTCGACGGGCCGACGCTGAGCTTCCGCGGCATCGACAACCGCGCCTACTACCGGATCGGCCAGGGCGCGGCGATGTACGACGTCACCGGCACCGGCAACTCGATCGACACCTCGCACCCGCAGGTACGGCGGCTCGTGATGGACTCGCTGCGCTACTGGGTCGAGGAGATGGGCGTCGACGGGTTCCGGTTCGACCTGGCGGTGACGCTGGTGCGCAACGAGCGGCACGAGGTCGACATCCCGGACCACCCGTTCCTGGCCGAGGTCGCGGCGGATCCGGTGCTCGGCCGGGTGAAGCTGATCGCGGAGCCGTGGGACGTCGGGCCGTTCGGGTACCAGGTGGGCAACTTCGGGCCGCCGTGGTCGGAATGGAACGGCAAGTTCCGCGACAGCGTCCGCGACGTCTGGCGGAACACCTCCGACGGGGTGAAGGACCTCGCCTATCGCCTGTCGGGTTCCAGCGACCTGTACGGCGACGACGGGCGCTACCCGTACGCGTCGATCAACTTCGTCACCGCGCACGACGGGTTCACGCTGCGGGACCTGGTCAGCTACGACCACAAGCACAACGAGGCGAACCACGAGGACAACCGGGACGGCACCGACGACAACCGGTCCTGGAACTGCGGCGTCGAGGGCGAGACCGACGACCGGCAGGTGATCGCGCTGCGCAAGCGGCAGATGGCGAACCTGATGTCGACGCTGATCCTGTCCACCGGCGTGCCGATGCTCACCGCCGGGGACGAGTGCGGGCGGACGCAGCACGGCAACAACAACGCGTACTGCCAGGACAGCGAGATCTCCTGGTTCGACTGGTCGTTGCCGGCCGCCTGGTCCGATCACTTGGAGCTGACGAAGAAGCTCCTGGCGTTGCGGGCCGCACATCCGGCGCTGCGGCAGTGGCACTACTTCTCCGGGCAGCCCGTCGTACCGGGTGGCCGCAAGGACCTGTCGTGGATCGCGCCGCACGGTGGCGAGATGACCGACGCGGACTGGTTCGACGGGAACCTGCGGACGATCGGGATGTTCCTGCGCGGGGACGCGTTGCGGGCGACCGACGCGGAGGGCAACGCGCTGACCGACAGCTCGTTCCTGCTCGCGCTGAACGCGACCCCGGAGACCCGGAACGTCGTCGTACCGGACGCTTCGTGGGCACCGGCGTACGAGGTCGTGCTGGACACCAGCAACAGCATGGTGACCGAGGTGGAGGCCGGCGCGACGGTGCCGCTCGCGCCGCGGTGCCTGGTGCTGCTGCGCGCTCTCTGA
- a CDS encoding MerR family transcriptional regulator — MLTISEFGRRAGLSQKALRLYDVSGLLAPAQVDPANGYRWYDETQLERARRISVMRQLDIPLTTIAEILEGTDEEALIRLGRWWAAEEATTAARRATLGYLRDRLSRSGTTGLAPRPVLTRDVPATKIASIREDTDQQSLIGVIVTCTDEIVSYLQGAGAAATVGSWVIYHGAVTPEGEATVEVCVPFDGLVDPSGRIGIRVEPAHREAYCTITMDECAYPRIMLAYDLVQDFVRASGVPEAGPPREVYRPDCHLLPRDEPAVDIALPVLERTL; from the coding sequence GTGTTGACGATCAGTGAGTTCGGGCGGCGGGCGGGGCTTTCGCAGAAGGCGCTGCGGCTGTACGACGTGTCGGGGCTGCTGGCTCCGGCGCAGGTCGACCCGGCGAACGGCTACCGCTGGTACGACGAGACGCAGCTCGAGCGGGCCCGGCGGATCAGTGTCATGCGGCAGCTGGACATCCCGCTGACCACGATCGCGGAGATCCTCGAGGGGACCGATGAGGAGGCGCTGATCCGGCTCGGCCGGTGGTGGGCAGCCGAGGAGGCGACCACGGCCGCGCGCCGCGCGACGCTGGGCTACCTGCGCGACCGCCTCTCCCGCTCCGGTACGACGGGACTCGCACCACGCCCGGTGCTGACCCGGGACGTGCCGGCGACGAAGATCGCCTCGATCCGGGAGGACACCGACCAGCAGTCGCTGATCGGCGTGATCGTGACCTGCACCGACGAGATCGTGTCGTACCTGCAAGGCGCCGGCGCGGCGGCGACCGTCGGATCGTGGGTGATCTACCACGGCGCGGTCACGCCGGAGGGCGAGGCGACGGTCGAGGTGTGCGTCCCGTTCGACGGGCTCGTGGACCCGTCCGGCCGGATCGGGATCCGCGTCGAGCCGGCCCACCGGGAGGCGTACTGCACGATCACGATGGACGAGTGCGCGTACCCGCGGATCATGCTCGCGTACGACCTCGTCCAGGACTTCGTGCGCGCGTCCGGCGTACCCGAGGCAGGTCCACCGCGGGAGGTCTACCGCCCGGACTGCCACCTGCTCCCCCGCGACGAACCGGCCGTCGACATCGCTCTGCCCGTTCTCGAGAGGACCCTGTGA